In Hymenobacter gelipurpurascens, one DNA window encodes the following:
- a CDS encoding phosphatase PAP2 family protein gives MPAVLIGYGAYTFNGGGFYTNQQANRDIHRLFPTYRTKLDNILIMAPYAELGLVALAGVESKNDRINVGLVILKSEIMMLTTVYAVKNLTRETRPDGSDNLSFPSGHTAQAFLAASIVHNEFRDKSQWYGIGAYTLATSVAALRMINSKHWQSDVVAGAGIGILSAHVGYLTHRNRWGRKPRLPQGMSFSPTWQTGYAMGGQTGLGGVPSLRFTWQPK, from the coding sequence GTGCCTGCTGTTCTGATTGGCTATGGTGCCTATACATTCAATGGAGGCGGATTTTATACAAATCAGCAAGCCAACCGCGACATTCATAGGCTTTTTCCAACTTACCGCACCAAGCTCGATAATATCTTGATTATGGCTCCTTACGCCGAGTTGGGACTAGTGGCATTGGCTGGAGTAGAATCAAAGAATGATCGTATCAATGTTGGCCTTGTGATACTAAAAAGTGAGATTATGATGCTCACAACGGTGTATGCGGTGAAAAACCTCACACGGGAGACCCGCCCCGATGGCTCTGATAACCTCTCTTTCCCTTCGGGGCATACGGCGCAGGCTTTTCTGGCCGCCAGTATAGTCCACAACGAGTTTCGGGATAAAAGTCAATGGTATGGAATAGGAGCGTATACATTGGCCACCAGCGTAGCCGCTTTGCGCATGATTAATAGCAAGCATTGGCAGAGCGATGTTGTGGCCGGGGCGGGCATCGGCATCTTATCGGCGCACGTAGGCTACCTCACGCACCGCAACCGTTGGGGCCGCAAGCCTCGCCTGCCTCAGGGTATGAGCTTCAGTCCAACCTGGCAAACCGGCTATGCTATGGGCGGGCAAACTGGCCTAGGAGGTGTACCTAGCCTACGTTTTACGTGGCAGCCTAAATAA